The following are encoded together in the Citrobacter arsenatis genome:
- a CDS encoding helix-turn-helix domain-containing protein, with protein sequence MDLTLNTAADIVKLLCDRLRKERLARQMTQADVAARSGVGVNTVSNLEAGKNVGFENLVKVAMVLGYGDALEGLFKPRIDSLDDILRYEKSAARQRVKRKNSDA encoded by the coding sequence ATGGATTTAACGCTAAATACTGCAGCCGACATCGTTAAGCTACTTTGCGACAGATTGCGTAAAGAACGACTCGCCCGACAAATGACGCAGGCGGATGTGGCCGCCCGTTCAGGTGTCGGTGTGAATACCGTTTCAAATCTGGAAGCGGGTAAGAATGTAGGGTTTGAGAATCTGGTCAAAGTCGCGATGGTATTAGGCTATGGCGATGCGCTGGAGGGTTTATTTAAACCCAGGATTGACAGTCTGGATGATATTTTGCGTTACGAGAAGAGCGCGGCACGCCAGCGGGTGAAAAGGAAAAACTCTGATGCCTGA
- a CDS encoding MurR/RpiR family transcriptional regulator — protein MTAKPELFTRIEQTFSQLTPSEKRVAGWLLAHAVQIPFETADGIAKATGTSGITVGRYLRKLGFRNLEDAKASLRELPVVPYQPWGMNERLDSWHQQQSLPDRVQQSLLLEIDAITHVYQLAQGETFLRIAQQLAHAEAVYVLGIQSTRGIANAFFSHLEYLRPKVSYSEGLSGSWVESLNSGFSQPYVVITDMRAYSAISRQYCRVATERCIPLALITDVWCPWARDYSIDLLQVKTDTGHFWDSLAPVSCLFNLLLSAVVAQLGDSLAGRLQTNRQLQQQFGQFEQ, from the coding sequence ATGACCGCAAAACCTGAGTTATTTACCCGCATAGAGCAGACCTTCAGCCAGTTGACGCCCAGCGAAAAGCGCGTGGCTGGGTGGCTGTTAGCCCATGCTGTACAGATCCCTTTTGAAACCGCGGATGGTATCGCCAAAGCGACCGGAACCAGCGGTATTACCGTTGGACGCTATCTGCGTAAACTGGGTTTTCGTAATCTGGAAGATGCAAAGGCCAGCCTGCGGGAACTACCCGTCGTCCCCTATCAGCCCTGGGGAATGAACGAGCGGCTGGACTCCTGGCACCAGCAACAAAGCCTGCCGGATCGCGTGCAGCAGTCGCTGTTACTGGAAATCGACGCCATTACCCATGTTTATCAACTCGCACAAGGCGAAACGTTTTTACGCATTGCGCAGCAGCTGGCGCATGCGGAAGCCGTGTATGTTCTCGGGATCCAGTCCACCCGCGGGATCGCCAACGCTTTTTTCAGCCACCTGGAATATCTGCGGCCTAAAGTGAGCTACTCTGAAGGGCTTTCCGGCAGTTGGGTGGAGTCGCTGAATTCAGGATTCAGCCAGCCTTACGTGGTGATCACCGATATGCGCGCCTATTCCGCTATCTCGCGACAATATTGCCGCGTTGCTACAGAACGCTGTATTCCGCTGGCGCTAATCACCGATGTGTGGTGCCCGTGGGCCAGAGACTATTCTATTGATTTACTTCAGGTAAAAACCGACACCGGACATTTCTGGGATTCACTGGCTCCGGTGAGCTGTTTGTTCAACTTATTACTCTCTGCGGTGGTGGCCCAACTGGGTGACTCCCTCGCAGGACGCCTGCAAACCAATCGCCAGTTACAACAACAATTTGGTCAATTCGAACAATAA
- a CDS encoding HlyD family type I secretion periplasmic adaptor subunit has translation MKQKPDHAPSAGVDTNIWSPIIRGAIVIVLGVGSFILWAVQAPLDAGVVADGTVTVSSNRKTIQHLSGGRVTDIFIKEGDFVKKNQVLVRLDKMQLEMRFSALNAQYISAKSIEDRLLAERDGLEAIDFNTTLTQQFSGNKRLAEVRNLQAKLFDTRRKTIQDELSMIQETLDGLVGQTDNLNKIKGYRDRQFSLINRELGAIRALSEKNYYPKAQLLVLEREAAEISSSVSEDILNIAKLKSQQNELKIKAYQVRHQYLREVESELTENQKEVAMLEDELVSTRHELDNTEIRSPINGIVLDVKVSTVGGVIQPGEHLMDIVAAGQPMQIDAKIPVHAIDKLVPGLTVDVLFPALNHALLPSVPARVLTISADRLIDEATQQPYYLAEVQVSAEGARLLGDYKIKAGMPASVTIKTGERTLMSYLFKPLIARLELAFKEY, from the coding sequence ATGAAACAGAAACCTGACCATGCGCCTTCCGCTGGCGTAGATACCAATATCTGGTCGCCAATTATTCGGGGCGCGATCGTCATTGTGCTGGGTGTTGGCAGCTTCATTCTCTGGGCAGTACAAGCGCCGTTAGATGCGGGAGTGGTCGCCGATGGTACGGTAACCGTATCGAGTAACCGCAAAACCATTCAACATCTGAGCGGCGGCCGGGTAACGGATATCTTTATTAAAGAAGGCGATTTCGTAAAGAAAAATCAGGTTCTCGTCCGGCTGGATAAAATGCAGCTCGAAATGCGTTTCAGCGCGTTAAATGCCCAGTATATTTCGGCAAAAAGTATTGAGGATCGCCTGCTGGCTGAACGCGATGGCCTGGAAGCAATCGACTTTAATACGACGCTGACGCAGCAATTTTCCGGCAACAAACGGCTGGCGGAAGTGAGAAATTTGCAGGCTAAACTTTTCGATACGCGGCGCAAAACCATTCAGGACGAACTGTCGATGATTCAGGAGACGCTCGATGGTCTGGTGGGACAAACGGATAATCTCAATAAAATAAAAGGCTATCGCGATCGCCAGTTCAGTCTGATTAACCGCGAACTGGGTGCTATTCGCGCACTGAGTGAAAAAAACTATTACCCCAAAGCGCAATTACTGGTGCTTGAACGCGAGGCAGCAGAAATATCCAGCAGCGTTTCAGAAGATATTCTTAATATTGCCAAACTGAAATCCCAACAGAACGAATTAAAAATTAAAGCCTACCAGGTGCGTCATCAATATTTACGCGAAGTTGAGTCTGAACTGACTGAAAATCAAAAAGAGGTGGCGATGCTGGAAGATGAACTGGTATCCACGCGTCATGAACTGGATAACACCGAGATTCGTTCACCGATTAACGGTATTGTGCTGGATGTTAAAGTCAGTACCGTTGGCGGCGTCATTCAGCCCGGAGAACATCTGATGGACATCGTTGCCGCCGGACAACCAATGCAAATCGATGCCAAAATACCGGTGCATGCCATTGATAAACTGGTCCCCGGTTTAACCGTTGATGTACTGTTCCCTGCCCTTAACCACGCGCTGTTACCTTCGGTCCCGGCTCGGGTTCTCACCATCTCGGCGGACCGCTTAATTGATGAGGCCACACAGCAGCCTTACTACCTCGCTGAAGTACAGGTTTCAGCAGAGGGAGCCCGATTGCTGGGCGATTACAAAATTAAAGCGGGAATGCCCGCCAGCGTGACGATCAAGACCGGTGAACGAACCCTGATGAGTTACCTGTTTAAACCGTTAATTGCCCGTCTGGAACTGGCATTTAAAGAGTATTAA
- the ddpX gene encoding D-alanyl-D-alanine dipeptidase produces MSETPELVDLSVIFPSLHIDLKYATADNITGAPIYQEARCLLHTEAVTALAKSISIAQLAGLKLVVYDAYRPQQAQAVLWNACPDPQYVVDVAIGSNHSRGTAIDVTLMDERGVLLDMGAGFDEMHDRSHAWHPSVPPAAQRNRLLLNAIMFGGGFIGINSEWWHFELPDAARYPLLDDQIACFPASPITTQHLL; encoded by the coding sequence ATGTCAGAAACCCCAGAACTGGTCGATCTGTCGGTGATATTTCCGTCGCTGCATATTGATCTTAAATACGCTACTGCCGACAACATTACCGGCGCGCCGATCTATCAGGAAGCGCGTTGCCTGTTGCACACCGAGGCGGTAACCGCGCTGGCGAAAAGCATCAGTATTGCGCAACTGGCGGGTCTGAAGCTTGTGGTGTACGACGCGTATCGCCCCCAGCAGGCGCAGGCGGTGTTGTGGAATGCGTGTCCGGATCCCCAGTACGTTGTCGATGTGGCGATAGGGTCCAATCACAGTCGCGGAACGGCCATTGACGTTACGTTAATGGACGAACGTGGCGTTCTCCTCGATATGGGGGCCGGTTTTGATGAGATGCACGACCGTTCCCATGCCTGGCACCCTTCTGTTCCTCCGGCTGCGCAGCGCAATCGGCTGCTGCTCAATGCCATTATGTTCGGGGGTGGTTTTATCGGTATTAACAGCGAGTGGTGGCATTTTGAATTACCTGATGCCGCCCGCTACCCGCTGCTTGACGACCAGATTGCCTGTTTCCCTGCTTCACCCATAACAACACAACATTTACTTTAA
- a CDS encoding type I secretion system permease/ATPase, giving the protein MSRQHTPTELNDALKGTKPTFLMLLFFSCVINMLMLAPAIYMLQVYDRVLVSKNTTTLLMLTLLIVGLYIVIAMIESARAQVMVRLGNRLDIKLSQLVFNAAFKRKMVTGDNNPAQSLAELDQLRQFLSGNSLFALLDIPWTPIYLFIAFLVHPLLGYLSLGGITLLFILTLVSEIATKRPIQQAHALTINNASKLNKQLQNSDAIEAMGMLSTLKFNWQEQHNKVLALQTQIADKTAGLSSLSRFVRVLLQSIALGAGALLVIGGHITPGLMIAASIILGRVLNPVEQVIGSWKQFVQFRSAWHQVSDLLKEYPAPKEVLTLPRPNGNISVEGVFAAAPGQSSPLLRNISFQLEQGEVLGIIGPSASGKTSLAKVLVGVWKPLSGKVRLDGADICQWDKALLGPSIGYLPQDVELFDGTIAQNIARFTTNDSELIVAAALLAGVHEMILRLPQGYDTPLGAGGYQLSGGQRQRIGLARAVYNNPAFIVLDEPNANLDDAGEFALVKAINTLRTQGQTTVIISHRPTLLGVVNKVLLLNDGAIQEFGTRDQVFAHLRQANVLKPVATPSSSTTEQQREA; this is encoded by the coding sequence ATGTCGCGCCAGCATACGCCAACAGAACTGAATGATGCATTAAAAGGAACGAAACCCACTTTTCTGATGCTGTTGTTTTTTAGTTGTGTGATTAATATGCTTATGCTGGCGCCGGCAATTTATATGTTACAGGTCTACGATCGCGTGCTGGTGAGTAAAAATACCACCACGCTGTTAATGCTAACCTTATTGATTGTCGGCTTGTACATCGTTATCGCCATGATTGAATCAGCCCGCGCGCAGGTTATGGTCAGGCTTGGCAACAGGCTGGATATAAAGCTAAGCCAGTTGGTTTTTAACGCGGCATTTAAAAGAAAGATGGTTACCGGTGATAACAACCCGGCGCAATCTTTAGCCGAACTGGATCAACTCCGTCAGTTTCTTTCCGGGAATAGTTTGTTCGCCCTGCTGGATATTCCCTGGACGCCGATATATCTGTTCATCGCCTTTCTGGTCCATCCTCTGCTGGGCTACCTTTCCCTTGGTGGGATAACGTTATTATTTATTCTGACGCTGGTTTCCGAAATCGCTACCAAGCGTCCGATTCAACAAGCGCACGCCTTAACGATTAACAATGCCAGCAAACTCAATAAACAGCTGCAAAACTCCGATGCCATTGAAGCGATGGGAATGCTCTCGACCCTGAAGTTCAACTGGCAGGAACAGCATAACAAAGTGCTGGCACTACAAACGCAGATTGCCGACAAAACGGCTGGATTAAGCAGTCTCAGCCGCTTTGTGCGCGTGTTGCTGCAATCTATCGCGCTGGGTGCCGGGGCTTTACTGGTGATCGGCGGTCATATCACCCCAGGACTGATGATTGCCGCATCGATTATTCTTGGCCGCGTCCTCAACCCGGTGGAACAGGTTATCGGCAGTTGGAAGCAGTTTGTGCAGTTTCGCAGCGCCTGGCATCAGGTCTCTGACCTGCTGAAGGAGTATCCGGCACCGAAAGAGGTGCTGACCCTGCCACGTCCGAACGGCAACATCAGCGTTGAAGGTGTTTTTGCTGCAGCCCCAGGTCAGTCTTCCCCGCTGCTGCGTAATATCTCCTTCCAACTGGAACAAGGCGAAGTGCTGGGGATTATTGGCCCTTCGGCCTCAGGGAAAACATCGTTGGCCAAGGTTCTGGTTGGCGTCTGGAAGCCGTTATCAGGAAAAGTCAGATTAGACGGAGCGGATATTTGTCAGTGGGATAAAGCGCTGTTGGGACCGTCCATTGGCTATCTGCCGCAGGATGTTGAACTGTTTGACGGCACCATCGCGCAAAACATTGCCCGTTTCACCACAAATGACAGTGAGCTTATCGTCGCTGCCGCCCTGCTGGCAGGCGTACATGAGATGATCCTGCGCTTGCCGCAGGGATACGACACACCGCTTGGCGCAGGTGGGTACCAACTCTCCGGCGGGCAGCGGCAGCGTATTGGGCTGGCTCGCGCCGTTTACAACAACCCTGCGTTTATCGTGCTTGATGAGCCGAATGCCAATCTTGATGACGCGGGCGAATTTGCGCTCGTTAAAGCCATCAATACCCTGCGTACGCAGGGACAAACCACCGTCATTATCTCGCACCGACCCACGCTGCTCGGCGTGGTCAATAAGGTCTTGCTGCTTAACGATGGCGCTATTCAGGAGTTTGGTACCCGCGATCAGGTTTTCGCCCATTTGCGTCAGGCCAACGTACTGAAACCGGTGGCAACGCCGTCTTCTTCCACTACTGAACAGCAACGTGAGGCATGA
- a CDS encoding methyl-accepting chemotaxis protein — protein sequence MAWYPTRISTRLTIGGILLLAVTTLVIVVIMLWRGQPRVVEINTALIEETGQGLTRQLSTVLSRIEGETVSLSRLAEVLPNDESLYQSVVPHLIGEGKDSIITGGGIWPEPDAFTAGVEKRSFFWARDAEGKLVYSNDYNVEGSSGYHNESWYQHAKGHSQNSCLWSDVYQDASSGVNMVTCSVPYQLAGKFAGVATTDIRLDNVATFMQQQGNSTGGYAFVVDKQGQILYFPQADLAKHKTIHDLAQSAQWLIPVENGLKSLRPADGVKTITLANDNVLNTASRVMLFPMADTGWVVGLVTPESRIVGLAKVMMQDVLEVLIPIMTLLLVGSWLMVRRLISRLDDTRQALDDIAQGEGDLTRRLDVRGKDEISAIAEAFNLFVDKISAILITVRSSSAVVANNAVSLADSNMELSSRVTQQAAALEESSAAMEQLNATVHQNASNTQLADELSDSTAQTANRCGDVMQGVISTMDNVSASSGRMVEIVAVIDSIAFQTNILALNAAVEAARAGDAGRGFAVVASEVRTLAQRSATAAQEIKALIDESVSHVGSGSQQIHNAGERLGELVNNVRQVRQLMGEIRVAGEEQRKGVSEITLAVTEMDSTVQQNASLIDDAAARTQALKEEAEQLALLVSSFRLPEPSVA from the coding sequence ATGGCCTGGTATCCTACTCGTATTTCGACGCGTTTAACCATCGGCGGCATTCTGCTGCTTGCGGTCACGACCCTTGTTATTGTGGTGATTATGCTCTGGCGCGGTCAGCCGCGCGTCGTTGAAATCAACACCGCCCTGATCGAAGAAACAGGGCAAGGTTTAACCCGTCAATTGAGTACCGTATTGTCCCGAATTGAAGGTGAGACGGTCAGCCTGTCACGGTTGGCTGAAGTGCTGCCCAACGATGAATCTCTTTACCAAAGCGTCGTTCCGCATCTGATCGGAGAAGGTAAAGACTCAATTATTACCGGCGGCGGCATCTGGCCAGAACCTGATGCATTCACCGCGGGTGTAGAGAAAAGAAGTTTTTTCTGGGCGCGTGATGCTGAAGGAAAACTGGTGTATTCCAACGACTATAACGTCGAAGGATCAAGCGGCTACCACAATGAAAGCTGGTATCAGCATGCCAAAGGCCATTCACAAAACAGCTGCTTATGGTCTGATGTCTACCAGGACGCCAGTTCAGGCGTCAACATGGTCACATGCAGCGTGCCTTATCAACTGGCGGGCAAATTTGCCGGCGTCGCCACCACCGACATTCGCTTGGATAATGTCGCTACCTTCATGCAGCAGCAGGGAAACAGCACCGGTGGTTACGCGTTTGTCGTGGACAAACAAGGGCAGATCCTCTATTTCCCGCAGGCCGACCTGGCAAAACATAAAACCATTCACGATCTGGCGCAAAGTGCGCAGTGGCTTATACCGGTGGAAAACGGGCTGAAATCTCTGCGCCCGGCGGATGGGGTGAAGACGATTACGCTTGCAAACGACAACGTCCTGAATACGGCATCACGGGTAATGCTGTTCCCGATGGCGGATACCGGTTGGGTTGTCGGTCTTGTAACGCCTGAGTCACGTATCGTCGGCCTTGCTAAAGTGATGATGCAGGACGTCCTGGAAGTGTTAATTCCGATAATGACGCTGTTGCTGGTGGGATCCTGGCTGATGGTTCGCCGACTGATTTCACGTCTGGATGATACCCGTCAGGCGCTTGATGACATTGCGCAGGGCGAAGGCGATCTTACCCGTCGTCTGGATGTGCGCGGTAAAGATGAGATTTCGGCTATCGCCGAGGCGTTTAACCTGTTCGTTGATAAAATCTCAGCCATTTTAATCACCGTCAGAAGCAGCAGCGCAGTAGTGGCGAATAATGCCGTTAGCCTCGCTGACAGTAATATGGAGCTTTCATCTCGCGTGACGCAGCAGGCCGCTGCGCTGGAAGAGAGTTCGGCGGCGATGGAACAATTAAATGCGACCGTTCATCAAAATGCCAGTAATACTCAACTGGCTGATGAGCTATCCGATAGCACCGCGCAAACCGCTAACCGCTGCGGCGATGTTATGCAGGGCGTTATCTCTACAATGGATAACGTTAGCGCTTCATCAGGCAGAATGGTAGAAATTGTCGCGGTCATCGACAGCATTGCGTTCCAGACCAATATTCTCGCCCTGAATGCCGCGGTTGAAGCCGCCAGGGCTGGTGATGCCGGCAGAGGGTTTGCCGTCGTAGCCTCCGAAGTGCGCACGCTGGCCCAGCGCAGCGCTACTGCTGCACAGGAAATTAAAGCGCTGATTGATGAATCCGTTTCTCATGTTGGCAGCGGAAGTCAGCAAATTCACAATGCCGGCGAACGTCTGGGTGAACTGGTTAACAATGTGCGTCAGGTGCGCCAGTTGATGGGGGAAATACGCGTTGCGGGTGAAGAACAACGTAAGGGCGTCTCCGAAATAACGCTGGCGGTCACCGAAATGGACAGTACCGTTCAGCAAAACGCCTCGTTAATTGATGATGCCGCGGCGCGGACGCAGGCGCTGAAAGAAGAGGCGGAACAACTGGCGTTGCTGGTCTCATCCTTCAGATTACCTGAGCCTTCCGTTGCCTGA
- the hdeB gene encoding acid-activated periplasmic chaperone HdeB, with the protein MNKFSLSTAGILVAALLTSVSVSAATDNAKTEVTPKGMSCQEFIDLNPQTMAPVAFWVLNEDEDFKGGDYVDYNETVTTAVPLTVELCKKHPQSELSKIKDEIKKELSK; encoded by the coding sequence ATGAATAAATTCTCCCTTTCTACAGCAGGTATTCTGGTCGCAGCGCTGTTAACCAGTGTCAGCGTCAGTGCAGCAACGGATAACGCTAAAACTGAAGTGACTCCGAAAGGCATGAGCTGCCAGGAGTTTATTGATTTGAACCCGCAAACTATGGCTCCAGTGGCTTTCTGGGTGCTCAATGAAGACGAAGACTTCAAAGGTGGCGACTACGTTGACTATAACGAAACCGTAACTACTGCAGTTCCCCTGACCGTTGAACTTTGTAAAAAACATCCGCAAAGTGAATTAAGCAAAATAAAAGACGAAATCAAAAAAGAATTATCCAAATAA
- a CDS encoding type II toxin-antitoxin system HipA family toxin, which translates to MPEQVDVFYEGWGEKWLWGKLVSSTALTGRPLIAFEYSEDAIRKGLELSRLMLPLNGPRLRRDFPAHQLGLPGPVYDSLPDGWGMLLMDRLFKRRGLNAARIGPLERLTWVGNNAMGAMTFQPVQSDVETLSKEDVPLEQLASEVQEVLSGEGGEFLQKLLQMGGSPQGARPKALLYRDTVTSKFTTAPLPGSESWLIKFPARHEHAEVCAIEAVYAECLRQCGITTPDTAYFNLPGGQAAFATRRFDRDQSIRIPMQSLAALTGTNYQIPGALDYRDFLRATQICTNDVREKAKAFERVVFNVAFNNRDDHPKNFAYLMSADGNWTLAPAYDVTWCEGPGGYHQMDVLGEALDIERKHLLSLGVQEAELSADHVNGIIEKVCHFATALSAIARDTYPDRITQATLNTIQKQVNENVRRLMSR; encoded by the coding sequence ATGCCTGAACAAGTCGATGTTTTTTATGAAGGCTGGGGTGAGAAATGGCTGTGGGGAAAACTGGTGTCTTCCACGGCGCTGACCGGACGCCCGTTGATCGCCTTTGAATACAGTGAGGACGCTATACGTAAGGGTCTGGAACTGTCCCGGCTGATGTTACCGCTGAACGGTCCCCGTCTACGCAGGGATTTCCCCGCACATCAGTTAGGGTTGCCGGGACCAGTCTATGATTCACTGCCTGACGGCTGGGGTATGCTGTTGATGGACCGATTATTTAAACGTCGCGGACTCAACGCAGCGCGCATAGGTCCTTTGGAGCGCTTAACCTGGGTCGGCAACAACGCGATGGGCGCTATGACATTCCAGCCCGTTCAGTCAGATGTCGAGACGCTTTCAAAAGAGGATGTTCCTCTTGAACAACTGGCCTCTGAGGTCCAGGAAGTCCTGAGCGGTGAAGGGGGGGAATTCCTGCAAAAACTGCTTCAGATGGGCGGTTCGCCACAAGGGGCAAGGCCCAAGGCGTTGCTTTATCGTGACACTGTCACATCTAAATTCACCACTGCGCCGCTCCCCGGGAGCGAAAGCTGGCTGATAAAGTTTCCCGCCAGGCATGAACATGCTGAGGTATGTGCCATTGAAGCGGTTTATGCTGAGTGCTTGCGCCAATGTGGGATAACCACGCCCGATACGGCGTACTTCAATCTGCCTGGCGGGCAGGCAGCATTTGCCACCCGCCGTTTCGACCGTGATCAGTCGATACGTATTCCTATGCAGAGTCTGGCGGCGCTTACCGGGACTAATTACCAGATACCCGGCGCTTTAGACTATCGGGATTTTCTACGGGCCACGCAGATTTGCACCAATGATGTCAGAGAAAAGGCGAAAGCGTTTGAACGCGTGGTTTTCAACGTGGCATTTAATAACCGTGACGATCATCCGAAGAACTTTGCCTATTTAATGTCAGCCGATGGAAACTGGACTCTCGCACCGGCTTACGACGTCACCTGGTGTGAAGGCCCCGGTGGGTATCATCAAATGGACGTGCTGGGAGAGGCGCTGGATATCGAAAGAAAGCACCTTCTGTCGCTTGGCGTTCAGGAAGCTGAGTTATCTGCTGACCATGTGAACGGCATAATCGAAAAGGTCTGCCACTTTGCCACGGCATTGAGCGCTATCGCCAGGGATACATACCCCGATCGGATAACGCAAGCCACGCTGAATACGATACAGAAACAAGTTAATGAAAATGTCCGGCGGTTAATGTCCCGATAA
- a CDS encoding VF530 family DNA-binding protein yields MNAHISKDPLHGVTLEMQVNALVDRYGWAELAQRISINCFKNEPSVKSSLKFLRRTPWARAEVEALYLDSLHDLASNNSPEPAFDPWANSRNKKK; encoded by the coding sequence ATGAATGCTCATATTTCTAAAGACCCTTTACATGGCGTAACGCTTGAAATGCAGGTCAATGCCCTGGTTGATCGTTATGGTTGGGCTGAGCTTGCGCAACGTATTAGTATCAACTGCTTTAAAAATGAACCGAGCGTTAAATCCAGTCTGAAGTTTCTGCGCCGTACGCCGTGGGCGCGGGCAGAAGTTGAAGCGCTGTACCTTGATTCTCTGCATGACCTGGCCTCAAATAACTCCCCCGAGCCGGCGTTCGATCCCTGGGCTAACAGCCGCAACAAGAAGAAATAA
- a CDS encoding glycoside hydrolase family 10 protein, translating to MSASGFFSGNYQKKLANILARSRARLPLTNMKWFALLVGSMLLLGSCSSQPPDSKISPQPPVSKPQQSKEPVRGIWLATVSRLDWPPVSSVNISSPAVRISQQQKALTDKLDNLKRLGINTVFFQVKPDATALWQSTILPWSDTLTGTIGQDPGYDPLQFMLDEAHKRGMKVHAWFNPYRVSVNTKPSTVTELNNTLTQTPSSVYVLHRDWIRTSGERFVLDPGIPEVRDWITSIVAEVVENYPVDGVQFDDYFYTESPGSALNDNQTFRRYGQGFASRADWRRDNTQRLIAQVSRTIKKLKPEVEFGVSPAGVWRNRSHDPAGSDTRGAAAYDESYADTRRWVQLGLLDYIAPQLYWPFARDAARYDVLAKWWADVVKSTNTRLYIGVALYKVGEPSRKEPDWTVKGGVPELKKQLDLNESEPHINGTILFREDYLNQPQTQEAVTYIRNRWGR from the coding sequence ATGTCAGCATCCGGTTTTTTTTCAGGAAATTATCAGAAAAAACTGGCGAATATTCTCGCCCGTTCCCGCGCCAGACTGCCGCTAACCAACATGAAATGGTTTGCGCTGCTGGTAGGCAGTATGTTGCTTCTGGGGAGTTGTTCTTCACAGCCCCCTGACTCCAAAATTTCCCCTCAGCCCCCGGTGAGCAAACCGCAGCAAAGCAAAGAGCCGGTACGCGGTATCTGGCTGGCAACGGTTTCTCGTCTGGACTGGCCGCCGGTTTCATCTGTCAACATCAGTTCGCCCGCCGTTCGCATCAGCCAGCAGCAAAAAGCGCTGACGGACAAACTGGACAACCTGAAACGTCTTGGCATTAATACCGTCTTTTTCCAGGTGAAGCCCGATGCCACCGCGCTGTGGCAGTCTACAATCTTGCCGTGGTCAGATACCCTGACGGGTACGATTGGTCAGGATCCAGGTTACGATCCGCTTCAGTTTATGCTCGATGAAGCGCATAAACGCGGCATGAAAGTCCACGCCTGGTTTAACCCCTACCGCGTGTCCGTGAACACCAAACCCTCGACGGTCACCGAATTAAACAACACCCTGACACAGACGCCTTCTAGCGTTTATGTTCTGCATCGGGACTGGATCCGTACCTCGGGCGAGCGTTTTGTGTTAGATCCCGGTATTCCCGAAGTGCGCGACTGGATAACCAGCATCGTGGCTGAAGTGGTTGAGAATTACCCGGTTGATGGCGTGCAGTTTGATGATTACTTCTATACCGAGTCTCCCGGCTCTGCGCTCAACGACAATCAGACCTTCAGAAGATACGGCCAGGGATTTGCTTCCAGGGCTGACTGGCGGCGTGATAACACGCAACGCCTGATCGCCCAGGTTTCACGAACCATCAAGAAACTCAAACCTGAAGTCGAGTTTGGCGTCAGTCCTGCGGGCGTATGGCGCAACCGTTCGCACGATCCGGCGGGTTCCGACACCCGCGGCGCGGCGGCCTATGATGAATCGTATGCTGACACCCGTCGTTGGGTGCAACTCGGCCTGCTGGACTATATCGCTCCACAGTTGTATTGGCCTTTTGCCCGCGATGCAGCGCGCTACGATGTACTGGCAAAATGGTGGGCTGATGTCGTTAAATCAACTAACACCCGCCTGTATATTGGGGTGGCGCTGTATAAAGTTGGCGAACCATCGCGAAAAGAGCCTGACTGGACGGTTAAAGGTGGCGTACCCGAGCTGAAAAAACAGCTCGATCTGAACGAGTCTGAACCGCACATTAACGGCACAATTTTGTTTCGCGAAGATTACCTTAATCAGCCGCAAACGCAGGAAGCTGTGACCTATATTCGCAATCGTTGGGGGCGCTAA